ACGGGCGAGGCCGGGATCGGGAAGACCACCCTCGTCACCGACGCCGCCCACGAGGCGCGGCGGTGCGGGGCGCTGGTGGTCGGCGGTTCCTGCTGGGACTCCGACAGCACCCCCGGCTACTGGCCCTGGGTGCAGGTGCTGCGCGGCCTGCGCCGCTCGGCCACGGCGGCGCAGTGGGCGGCGGCCCAGGAGGCGGCGGACGGACGGCTCGGCGTCCTCCTGGGGGACGCGACGGGCGGCGGCACGGCCGCGGGAGATGCGGACGGGGACGGGGCGTCCGGTCCCGGCGGGGCCTCGTCCGACGGTCACGAGGCCTTCGGGCTGTACGACGCGGTGACCACGGCCCTCGTCACCGTCTCCCAGAGCCGCCCGCTGGTGGTGGTCCTGGACGACCTCCACAGCGCCGACCCGGCCTCGCTCCGGCTGCTCGAATTCGCCGCCCAGCACGCCTGGTTCGAGCGGCTGCTGCTCATCGGCACCTACCGGGACGTCGAGGTGGAGGCACCCGGCCACCCGCTCCAGCAGCTGATCCTGCCCCTCGTCTCGCGCGCCTCGGCCACCCTCACGCTGACCGGCCTGGGCCGTGACGAGGTGGGCGCGCTGATGACCGTGACGACGGGCCGCGAGCCCGAGCCCCGGCTGGTCGACGAGGTCCACCGGCGCACCGGCGGCAACCCGTTCTTCGTGGAGCAGACGGCCCGGCTCTGGCACAGCGGCAGCCCTGTCTCCACCATCCCGCCCGGGGTGCGGGAGGCGGTCCGGCAGCGGCTGAGCCAGCTGCCGGATCCGGTCGTCTCGCTGCTGACCACCGCCGCCGTGCTCGGCCGGGAGTTCCGCCGCCAGGTGCTGGCCGTGGTGCACGGCTCGCCCGTCCCCAGGTGGAGCGGCTGCTGGAGTCGGCGATCGTCGCCCGGGTCGTCGTCCCGCGCCCCTCGGGGGGTTACGCCTTCGCCCACGACCTGCTCCGCGAGACGCTGTACGCCTCCCTCGGGGACGCGGACGCCCGCCGCCGCCACGCCGCCGCCGTACGGGCGCTGGACGCGCACGGCGGACTCGACGACGGGGTGCGGCCCGGGGACCTCGCCCGCCACGCCCACCTGGCCGGGGGAGAGCTGGAGCGCGACCGCCGGATCGATCTGCTGCTCGCCGCCGCCCGGGACGCCTCGGGGCGCCTCGCCGACGAGGAGGCCATCGGCCACTACCGCCGTGCCCTCACGCTGGCGTCGGGGGAGCCGGGAGCGGGCGGTGCGGTGGGGGACGGGGCGACAGGGAGCGGGGTGGGCGGGGAATCCCTTGGGCCGGGGCCGGGCGGGGGATCGCCGGGGCGTGGGCCGGGTGCGGGGGCGACGGGGAGCGGGCCGGGTGGCGCACCTCCCGGGCCTGGGCCGGGTGCGGGGGCGACGGGGAGCGGGCCGGGTGCGGGTCCCCCGGGGCCGGGGCCCGATCGGCGCCGGGCCGCGCTCATCTGCCTCGACCTCGGTGAACAGCTGCGGCATGCCGGGGAGGCCGCCGAGGCGGGCCGCCTGCTGGACCGGGCCGTCGACCTGGCCCGGGAGCTGGACGATCCCGAGCTGCTGGCCCGGGTCGCGATCACCCTGTACCGCCGGGGCACGCTGGGCGACGGTGAGGCGTTCATGGTGGCGTTCCTGGGCGAGGCGCACCGCAAGGTCACCGGCAAGGACGGGCAGGACAGCCTCTCCGCCGACCGGCTCGCGCAGGAGCTGGCCATCCACATCATGGCCCTCGCCCGCGACGGCTCCGACGACGAGGCCCTCGCCTTCTCGCTCTGGGCGCGCCACGACTCCGTATGGGGTCCGGGCTCGGCGGTGGAGCGGCTCGGGCTGACCGACGAGATGGCCGTCGTCGGCCGCCGCACCCAGAACCTGGACATGGAGCTGCACGCCACCTCGATGCGGTGGGTGGCCCTGCTGGAGCTCGGCGACCCGGCCTTCATCGACCAGTACCGCAGGTTCATCCGGGCCGCCGAGCGCTCGGCGCTGCCCCGGTTCGCCCTGGCCGTGGCAGTCGACGGCAGCCTGATCGCCTCGCTCCAGGGCCGGTTCACCGAGGCCGCCGACGCGCTCAGCGGTGAGGAGCTCGGTCTGGAGGGCGAGGACCACGAGACGTTCGGCTTCATGGGGTGCCATCTGCACTGGTCCCTGCACCTGTTGCGCGGGCGGTTCGCGGAGGCGGAGAAGGTCCTCGCCGCGCTGCCGGGCGCCCGGTATCCGTATCCCGGGCTGCTGGAGGCGCTCACCGCGGTGGAGCAGGGCGACGCGGCTCCGGCCCTGCGCCTGATCGCCGAGCAGTCGGACCGCGCGGCCCCCTATCCGCGGGCGTTCATGCCACTCTGGCTCCGGCTGCTGGCCCAGGCGGCCGCGACGACCGGCGACCGGCGCCTGATCACCCGCGCCGAGGACGAGCTCACGCCCTACACCGGCCAGTGGGTCGTCTCGCTGTACGGGTGCGACATCGGCGGCCCCGTCGACCTCTGGCTCGGGATGCTCGCCGCCGCGCGGGACGACCGGGACGCGGCGGTGGCCGCGCTCACCGAGGCCGCCGCCTCCGCGGACCGCCTCGGCGCCCGCCCCTGGGCCGTACGGGCCCGGCTGCACCTCGCCCGTTCCCTCCTCGCCCGCGCGGAGCCGGGCGACACCGGCCGGGCCCGCGCGCTGCTGGCCGAAGTGGGTCGGGAGACCGACGAGTTGGGCCTGCACCACCTGGCCGCCGAAAGCCCCGCCCCCGCGCACTCCCGCCGGCCACCGACCGCTCCCCCGCTCCTGAAGCTGCCGCTCCCGCACCCGTAGCCCCCGCCGCCGAGTTCCGCCGCGACGGTTCCGTATGGCAGCTGCGCTGGGACGGGCGGACCGTGCATGTCCCCGACGCCAAGGGGCTGCGGGACCTGCACAGCCTGCTGGGGCTGCCCGGGGCCGACGTCCCGGCCGTGGAGCTGCTCGCCCCCGAGGGCGGCAACGTCGTGGTCGCCGCCGGACGGATGGGCGGCGACCCGGTCCTCGACGAGGAGGCCAAGCGCCGGTACAAGGAACATCTGGACCGGCTGGACGCCGAGATAGACCGCGCGGCGGCACGGAACGACACCCCGCAGGTCGAGGCGTACGACCGGGAGCGGCAGGCCCTCCTGGACCAGCTGCGCACCGCGGCGGGGCTCGGTGGCCGGAGCCGCCGCCTGGACGACCGGACCGAGCGGGCCCGTAAGACGGTCACCGCCCGGATCCGCGACACCCTGCGCAAGCTGGACTCCCTCCACCCCGAACTGGCGGCGCACCTGAGGGAGTCCGTGACCACCGGAACCACCTGCGCCTACCGCCCGGGCCAGGCGCCGGACTGGCGCCTGTGACCTGGGCCGACGGCCGGTGACCCCGGCGCCGATCCGGCGCCGGGGTCACCGACATCACCTGCTCGTCGGCCACGCCCGGCCGGTCACCTGCGGTTGTAGAGCCTCATCGTCACGACACCGAACACAGCCATGATCGCCCCGGCCCACCCCAGCGACCAGGCGATGTCGGATGCGGGCCAGTTGCCCGCCATCAGCTCGCGTACCGCCGTGGCCAGATGGGTGATCGGGCTGTTGTTCACGAAGGCCTGCAGCCAGCCCGGCATCGTCCTCGGGTCGACGAAGACGTTGCTGAGGAAGGTCAGCGGGAAGATCACCATCATGCTGACGCCCATCACGGACTTCTCCGTGCGCAGCAGCAGCCCGAACATGGTCCAGATCCACGAGAACGCGAACGCGAAGACCAGCAGCAGGGCCACCCCCGCCAGCATCCCGAGCACTCCGCCGTCCGGCCGGAAGCCGATGATCATGCCGACCGTCAGCATCACCACCGAGGCGAGCACATAGCGCAGGACGTCGCCGAGCAGATAGCCGACCATCGGCGCGGGCCGCCAGATCGGCAGCGTACGGAACCGGTCGAAGACGCCCTTGGTGATGTCGGTGTTGACCGAGACGCCGGTGTACATCGTGATCATCACGACGCTCATCACCAGGATGCCGGGCAGCAGGAACTGGATGTACTCCTGTGTGGAGCCGGCCAGCGCCCCTCCGAAGAGGTACGTGTACATCAGGACCAGCATGATCGGAAAAGCCGTCACATCGAAGAGCTGCTCCGGCACATGCTTGATCTTCAGCATGGCGCGCCAGCCGAAGGTGAGGGAGGCCGACAGCGCGCTGGGTCTCGGCGGCCGGTCCAGGCCGACCAGGAGGGCCGAGAGACGCTCCTGGTCCGGCGGGGCGAGCGCGACGTCTTCCAGCTCCGTCTTGGTGGTCGCGGTGCTCATGCCGCCACTCCCTTCTTGTCCGTGAGAGCGAGGAAGACCTCGTCGAGGCTGGGCTGTCCCAGCGAGAAGTTGTCGACCGTGATGCCGGAGCGGGCCAGCTCGGCCAGGGCCCGTGCCGCCTGTTCCGCCGCGCCCCGGTCGGAGCCGTGCGCGTCGACCCGGGCGGTCAGCGCCACCGGGTCCGCGTCCAGCTGGACCGTGGCGTCGAGTTCGAGCGACAGCACCCGCTCGGCCTCGGGCCGCTGGGCGGCGTCGCGCAGCCGCAGGTGGACGGTGCCGGAGCCGACGGAGGCCTTGAGCTCGCCCTTGGTGCCCTCGGCGATCACCCGGCCGTGGTCGATCACGGCGATCCGGGAGGCCAGCTGGTCGGCCTCGTCGAGATACTGCGTGGTCAGCAGGACCGTGGTGCCGTGGGCGACGACCGCGCGCACGATGTCCCAGACCTGGTTGCGGCTGCGCGGGTCGAGTCCGGTGGTCGGCTCGTCCAGGAAGAGCAGGTCGGGGGTGTTGAGGATGGAGGCGGCGATGTCGATGCGGCGTCGCATGCCTCCCGAGTAGTTCTTCACCTGCTTGCCGGCCGCCTCGGTCAGCCCGAACCCTTCGAGCAGCTGGGCCGCCCGGTCACGGGCCGCCGTCCTGGAGTGGCCCAGGAGGCGGGCGAGCAGGATGAGGTTCTCGTTGCCGGTCAGGTCCTCGTCGACCGAGGCGTACTGCCCGGTGAGACTGACCCGGCTGCGGACCGCGTCGGCTTCCTTCACCACGTCCTTGCCGAACACCCGGGCCGATCCGTCGTCCGGGCGCAGCAGCGTCGCGAGCATCCGGACGGTGGTGGTCTTCCCGGCACCGTTGGGTCCGAGGACCCCGTAGACGGTGCCGGTCGGGACCGCGAGGTCGACGCCGTCCACCGCGCGGTTCTCGCCGAAGACCTTCACCAGCCCCGTGGTCTCGATGGCCAGTTCAGTGCTCATGAATCCATTCCTTGTGCGTCGTCGTCGAAGTTCGGGGCGTGGAGGTGAGGGGCCAGGGGGTGTCAGGGGACGTAGGGGCGGACCGCCCGCGCCTCGCGCAGGGCCCGGCCCCACCAGCCGAGCTGGTCCAGCATCAGCCGCACCGCCCGGTCCCGTGCGCAGGCGCCGGCGTGGTCCTCCAGCGGCGTGTGCAGGAAGTCGAGGGCGACCCCGTTGCGCAGGGTCACCGTGTGCAGCTCCGTGAAGACCGAGCGCAGCTGCTCCACGGCGTACAGCCCGGACGAGCCGTGGCCGTAGCTCACGAAGCCGACCGGCTTGGTCTGCCATTCGTCGTACGCGAAGTCGATGGCCTGCTTGAGGGAGGCCGGGAAGGAGCGGTTGTACTCCGGGGTGACCACGACGAAGGCCTCGGCCTCCCCGATCGCCCCGGCGAACTCCGTCATCTGCTCCGTCGCCCGCTCCGGGTAGTGCACGGGGAAGTCGAACTCCGCCAGGTCCAGCACGACGAGGTCGAGCTCGCCCCGTACCCGAGCCCGCTCCACGAACCATCGGCCGACCGCGTCGCCGATGCGCCCTTCGCGCGTGCTGCCGATGATCACCGCGACCCGCAGCGGATCCCCACCGTCCCCGGTCTCCTCGTTCCCCCCGTTCCTCCCGGTCTCGTCGGTCTCCCTGTCGTCCGTCACGCCGTCCGTCCAGCCCGGCATCGCTCGGTCGTCCGGCATCGCTCGCTCCTCCTCCCGCTCCCTCACCTCCTGGGCGCCAGATGCGGGGGCGCGGCCGCCAGATGCGATCTGGCGGCCGCGCCCACGGCCGGTGTACTCGGCTGGAACGTTCCTCGCGACCGGTCCCTGGGTCAGTGGCGGTCAGCGCTCCCGTGAGTAGAAGAAGTAGAACGTGGACAGAAAGACGCCCACGCCGACCACCAGGCCCAGCACGGTCGACCGCAGCACGCCGGTATCGGTGAGGCTCACCAGGAAGCCGACGGCGCAGGCGGTCAGGGCCCCGTACGCGAGGGCGCGCACCCCGTGCGGCAGCGACCGCTGGATCCGGCCCAGCGCGAAGCAGAGGGCCGCCACCGCCGCACCGGAGACGAGTCCCAGGACGACCTGCCCGCCGGTGCTGGGGCCGCCGTCGCGGCGGATGAACGCGGCGTAGAAGCCGTAGATGATGCCGAGCGCCAGCGGCACCGCCACGGCGTACGGAGTGAGACTGCGGGGCCGTGCATGCGCGCGGGCCCTCTTCCGGCCGGGCATGGCTGCGTGTGTGACCATCGCGGACAGCTCCTTCCCTCGCCCCCGTCGCGCGCCCCCGTTCCTCCAGAGCACACCCGCCCGCGCGGCCCGGCAACTCGAACGGCGTACGGCCCCGAGCGGTCCGGCCCGGGACGGGATTTCCTGGAGCAGTGCTGACCTCTGCTGCGGCGCCCTCGAAGGCCTCGGCCGTCTCGACGGCCTCGATGGCGCTCTCGGCCGTCCTGATCGTCCTGCTCACCGCCCTGGTGCCGTTCAGCGCGCTCTCCGCCTGGGTCGACCTGGAGATCGACGACACCGACCGGTACGTCGCCGCCGTCTCCCCGCTCTCCTCCGACCCGGCGGTGCAGAGCACCGTCACGGAGCTGATCACCGACAAGGCGATGGAGCAGATCGACCTCGGCCCGCTCCAGGAGACGGTCCGGGACTTCCTGCACGAGACCGTGCGGTCCTTCACCTCCACCGAGGCCTTCGCGAACGCCTGGGACACCGCCAACCGGACCGCGCATGAGGCGGTGACCGCCGCGCTGGACGGTGACAGCGGAGAGGCGGTCACCATCGACCTGGGGCCGGTGATCCAGCAGGTCAAGCAGGATCTGGTGAACCGGGGGGTGCCCTTCGCGGACCAGATCCCCGTCCAGCGGACCGAGATCACGGTGATCGGCGCGGACCGGGCGGACACCCTCAGGGACTCGTTCCACTGGCTGCGCTACTGCAGCATCTGGCCGGCCATCGCCACGCTGGTCCTGCTCGTGCTGGTGGTGGGCATCGCGACGGTACGGGGAGGGCTCCGGGCCGGTCTGACCGCTACGGCGGCCGTGGGCGCCGGGTTCGTCCTCGGGGCGATCGCGCTGCGGATCCTGGTGGCGGTCGGCCGGAGCCGGGCGCTGGAGGAGGTTCCGGGCGCCGACCGGGACGCGGCGGCCGCGGTGGTCGACGCCCTGACGGCGTCGCTGCGGACCACGGTGTGGGTGGTGCTGGCCGTGGGCGCGGTCCTGCTGGTGGGGGCGGTGCTGGCCCGGGTGCTGCTGGGGCGGCGGAGGGCCGGGCCGGGGTGACGTACCGACGTTTCACGTGAAACAGCCGTGCCGACGTTTCACGTGGAACAACGGGAGAGAACCCGCACGGAGGACCGCCGGTCGGCTCAGAGCTCCGGCGGACGTCCCTGGAGGCGATCCATCTCACGGCGGTCGCGCTTGGTCGGCCGGCCGGTGCCCCGGTCCCGTACCGGAACCTGGATCGCCAGCTCGCGCGGCGGCGGGGGCGGGCTGTTGTCGACGAAGCACTCGGCGGCCACCGGCGGACCGACCCGCTTCTTCACGATCTTCGAGACGACGACCACCCGGTCCCGCCCCGCGTGCCGGAGCCGTACCTCGTCGCCGATCCGGACGGCCTGGGCGGGCTTGGCCCGCTCGCCACCGACCTTCACATGGCCGGCCCGGCAGGCCGCGGCCGCCTGGGCACGGGTCTTCGTCAGCCGGACCGACCAGATCCACACGTCGACCCGGACGCTTCCCTCCGCCTGCGGCGCGTCACCGGAAACCATGGGTACGACTGTAGTCCGGGTGGACGGACCAGCGGCCGGGAACGTCCGGACCGGCGGGAGGGGAGCCCATGGGCGTCCTTCCTGGTCGACAGGTGCGGTGCACCGTACCCGGCGCCGCCGAGCACATGTCGGCCGCGCCTGCCGTTCACCGTGGGCTCCCGGTTCCGTTCCCCAGCCACACTTTTGAGGGACGCACATCAGGCCCGCACCGGAGGGGGCACAGGCCTGATGAGCGGTTCACCCCATGGGGTTCGGGGTCACACCCCGATGTCGCGCCCGTCCTTGCGCCAGACCGCGACGACGGAGGGGCGGACGATCTTGCCCGGGCCGTCGGGCCAGATGCTCGCCGGCTTCTCCACCGAGGCGCCGTCGACCTCGCCCGGGTGCTGGACGGCGACCAGGACGCGGCGGTCCTGGATGACCGGCCCGCAGGTCTCCGCGCCGGTCGGGACGGTCAGGAACTGCTTCAGCTCACCACGCCGGTCACCGCGGGTGGCGACACCGAGGAGGCCGTCGTGCGAACCGAGCTGGTTGCCGTCGGTCGAGATCCACAGGTTGCCGTGCGCGTCGAACGCCACGTTGTCCGGGCAGGAGATGGGGCTGACCCGGTCCTTGGGGAACCCGGCGAAGTACGTCGACGGGTCGTTCGGGTCGCCCGCGACGAGGAAGAGCCGCCAGGCGAACCCGTCGCCCGCCGGGTCGTCCCAGTTCTCCGCGAGCTCCAGGATCTGCCCGTGCTTGTTGGCGTTGCGCGGGTTGGCCTCGTCCGCCGGGGCCTTGCCCTCCTTGCCGCGGTCGGTGTTGTTGGTGAGCGCCACGTAGACCCGGCCGGTGCGCGGCGAGGGCTCGACGTCCTCGGGCCGGTCCATCTTGGTGGCACCGACCTTGTCACCGGCCAGCCGCGTGTGGACGTACACCTCTTCGGCGGTCATGCCCGGCACGTGCGAGGTGGTGCCGGTGGCCAGCGGGATCCAGACCCCGCTGCCGTCGAACTCGCCGTCGGAGGGCAGCTTTCCGGTGCCGTCGATCTCGGCGGCCGGGGAGTCGCCGGTCAGCTTGGCGACGTAGAGCGTGCCCTCGTCCAGCAGCGTCAGGTTGTGCTCGCGGGCGGCGCGCGAGTTGCCCTTCTTCATCCGCTTGCTGGAGACGAACTTGTAGAGGTAGTCGAACCGCTCGTCGTCGCCCATGTAGACGACCGGGCGGCCGTCCGAGGTCAGCCGGGGCTGGGCCGCCTCGTGCTTGAACCGGCCCAGCGCGGTCCGCTTGCGCGGGGTGGAGTCCGGGTCGTACGGGTCGAGTTCGACGACCCAGCCGAAGCGGTTGGCCTCGTTGGGCTCCTTCGCCAGGTCGAACCGCCGGTCGAACCGCTCCCACTTGCGCTCGGTGGCGCCGGTGCCGATCCCGTACCGCTTGTGCTCGGCGGTGGTGGCGTTGGCGAAGTACTGGTTGAAATTCTCCTCGCCGTGCAGGGTGGTGCCCCACGGAGTGGTGCCGCCGGCGCAGTTGTTGAGGGTGCCGAACACCTTGCGGCCGGTGCGGTCGGCGGACGTACGGAGCAGGGGGCTGCCCGCGGCCGGACCGGTGAGCCGGAATTCACTCGTCGCGGTGAGGCGGCGGTTCAGCGGGTGACGGCTGACCACGCCCAGCTTGCCGGTGCGGCTCTCCTCCTGGACGACGACCACGGAGAGTCCGTGCGCGGCCCAGGCGATCTCCACCTGCTCGCGCGTGGGGTTGGCCGGATCGTAGCCACGGAACATGAGGTTCTCGTTCGTGTACTCGTGGTTGGCGACCAGAACCTGACGGCCGCGCTCGCCGGGGAGCGGGAGCAGCGAGAGGAAGTCGTTGTTGTAACCGAACTGGCCCGCCTGCGCCTTGGCGGACTGCTTCTCCGGGTTGAAGGCGGGCGCCCCGCGCAGGATCGGCTCACCCCACCGGATCACCACGTTCTGGCTGTAGCCGTCGGAGACGGAGACCTTGTCGTCCTTGTTGGGCGCGACCGGCGAGAACCTCAGGCCACGGGCGCCGGAGGGGGCCGGTTTCGGCGGGTTCGGTCGGTGGCCGTGTCCGGCGAGCGCGGCGGCCTCCGCCTGCGGGGTACCCGGGCCGGTCAGCGCGGCCGTCCCGGCCGCGGCGGCGACCGTCACGACGGCGGCCGTGCGCATCATCGAGCGGCGCGAGACGGCACGGGCGATGATGTCGCCGGCGTACTCGTTGTCGCTGGTGTTCGGGACCTCCTGGAAGCAGGCGTCCCCACAGCGGT
This DNA window, taken from Streptomyces griseus subsp. griseus, encodes the following:
- a CDS encoding NADPH-dependent FMN reductase; its protein translation is MTDDRETDETGRNGGNEETGDGGDPLRVAVIIGSTREGRIGDAVGRWFVERARVRGELDLVVLDLAEFDFPVHYPERATEQMTEFAGAIGEAEAFVVVTPEYNRSFPASLKQAIDFAYDEWQTKPVGFVSYGHGSSGLYAVEQLRSVFTELHTVTLRNGVALDFLHTPLEDHAGACARDRAVRLMLDQLGWWGRALREARAVRPYVP
- a CDS encoding PhoX family protein, whose amino-acid sequence is MRNLLPLISPHPGGRSALTCRYRCGDACFQEVPNTSDNEYAGDIIARAVSRRSMMRTAAVVTVAAAAGTAALTGPGTPQAEAAALAGHGHRPNPPKPAPSGARGLRFSPVAPNKDDKVSVSDGYSQNVVIRWGEPILRGAPAFNPEKQSAKAQAGQFGYNNDFLSLLPLPGERGRQVLVANHEYTNENLMFRGYDPANPTREQVEIAWAAHGLSVVVVQEESRTGKLGVVSRHPLNRRLTATSEFRLTGPAAGSPLLRTSADRTGRKVFGTLNNCAGGTTPWGTTLHGEENFNQYFANATTAEHKRYGIGTGATERKWERFDRRFDLAKEPNEANRFGWVVELDPYDPDSTPRKRTALGRFKHEAAQPRLTSDGRPVVYMGDDERFDYLYKFVSSKRMKKGNSRAAREHNLTLLDEGTLYVAKLTGDSPAAEIDGTGKLPSDGEFDGSGVWIPLATGTTSHVPGMTAEEVYVHTRLAGDKVGATKMDRPEDVEPSPRTGRVYVALTNNTDRGKEGKAPADEANPRNANKHGQILELAENWDDPAGDGFAWRLFLVAGDPNDPSTYFAGFPKDRVSPISCPDNVAFDAHGNLWISTDGNQLGSHDGLLGVATRGDRRGELKQFLTVPTGAETCGPVIQDRRVLVAVQHPGEVDGASVEKPASIWPDGPGKIVRPSVVAVWRKDGRDIGV
- a CDS encoding RNA-binding S4 domain-containing protein, yielding MVSGDAPQAEGSVRVDVWIWSVRLTKTRAQAAAACRAGHVKVGGERAKPAQAVRIGDEVRLRHAGRDRVVVVSKIVKKRVGPPVAAECFVDNSPPPPPRELAIQVPVRDRGTGRPTKRDRREMDRLQGRPPEL
- a CDS encoding ABC transporter permease, with protein sequence MSTATTKTELEDVALAPPDQERLSALLVGLDRPPRPSALSASLTFGWRAMLKIKHVPEQLFDVTAFPIMLVLMYTYLFGGALAGSTQEYIQFLLPGILVMSVVMITMYTGVSVNTDITKGVFDRFRTLPIWRPAPMVGYLLGDVLRYVLASVVMLTVGMIIGFRPDGGVLGMLAGVALLLVFAFAFSWIWTMFGLLLRTEKSVMGVSMMVIFPLTFLSNVFVDPRTMPGWLQAFVNNSPITHLATAVRELMAGNWPASDIAWSLGWAGAIMAVFGVVTMRLYNRR
- a CDS encoding ATP-binding cassette domain-containing protein is translated as MSTELAIETTGLVKVFGENRAVDGVDLAVPTGTVYGVLGPNGAGKTTTVRMLATLLRPDDGSARVFGKDVVKEADAVRSRVSLTGQYASVDEDLTGNENLILLARLLGHSRTAARDRAAQLLEGFGLTEAAGKQVKNYSGGMRRRIDIAASILNTPDLLFLDEPTTGLDPRSRNQVWDIVRAVVAHGTTVLLTTQYLDEADQLASRIAVIDHGRVIAEGTKGELKASVGSGTVHLRLRDAAQRPEAERVLSLELDATVQLDADPVALTARVDAHGSDRGAAEQAARALAELARSGITVDNFSLGQPSLDEVFLALTDKKGVAA